The nucleotide window GTGGTTTGTTTTGTCTCCATCATCTCAGAATCATCAGAGCCAGATAGCTCCTGCGTCGCGGAGCAGCGGCACAAGCTTGCCACCGAGGTGAAGGGACATGACCTTGTCGGTTGGTCCAACAAGGTTGCCGCCGATGAACACGGCGGGCACCGGCGAGTTGCAGCCCAGCCTTCTCGCCAGTGCTCGCTCCATGTCCTTCCCGTTGGGATCCTCGTCGAGCTCGTGGATCCCCGGGTTCACCCCCAGCTCGCAGAAGAGCCGCTTGATGGTGTGGCACATGCAGCATGAGCTCAAGCTGAAGACCACCACCGCCCGCTGCGACGCCAGCCTCATGACTCTGTCCATTCGGTGCAAGATGCAAGTGTTCTTGCAAGCTAGAAAGAAAATAAGATGATGCAGAGCAGCACCAAAGAGTTGAGGAAAGAAGAGCTTCCCCTCGAAGAACTGAAATGGTGATGAAGCTGAGATGACTGATTAATGGATATAACCAGGCCGAGAAGACTTTGAAGAAGACAAGGAAAACGGATGTGTATCGGTGAAGGTGTGCTGCTTGGAGCTCCTCCCCCATTGTGATCTCTATATATATTGGTGCAGACGAGTAGTGGATTGCAAATGCCAATGTCCCACAGCATATTTTTGCTGCATGCCCGAAGATGATTGTTCTGAAATGGACCGTGTCTCACCCAGTGCTTGTCCGTGAATTCCTGATGTCAAAATTGCCCTTATACTTTGTGTCTGTGACAAGGCTTAAGTATCCCTCCTTTTCATGAGTCGCTAGTGGCAGCATCTTGCCACCAGGGGATGCCTTGAGCACAAGCTTCCTGTAAACCTTTCActtccttttcatttatgtcccaGAAGCTTGAAGGAGAAAGGCACACTGTGGCCTTTGGCACTTCAATGCACCACACATGTTGAAATTAAGATGGCCACAGTAAACATGTATGAAGGAGGAATTCGTAGCTCAATTCCGGTTCATGGCTTGTTAAGGGTGACTGGGAAGACCTTCAACATTGAGCCTGGTGGAAAGAGTGTCCCAGTAGAATGAGAATATTGACTTGAGGACAGAGGGGCCATTTAGTTCAAGAAAATTTATAAAGAAGACTAAATTATTATATAAGAACTTGGAAAATAAGCACTTATATCTCATTTAGAATAAGTCAAAGGTACAttaattttatcttcttttgCCTCTCCTAGGATTAGTAATGGTATAAGCAGAGGGGTTTACTGTTTTATCATAATGTTAAGTTTCTTTGaagctttaaaatatttttaaaagtatataattatgatttatttgtGTTCATAATAAAAAATTACTATATTATTAAAACTCAATTGAAGATGCCACTAAATTTGGTTGGTAAAAACTATCTCTTCTTTACTGTGTAAGTACATATCAAGATAGATAAAACATCTAAACCACAAGATAAGTAAGACAAATAAAACTAATAATACAAGTAAATCTCTCTAAACCATACAAACATTaaggaagatatatatatatatatatatatatatatatatatatattattgaacaTACATTTTATAGAATTTAGTCTGCTTACTAGACTATGTTATATTCTATTTTATATGCATTATATGATAATACAATATATCAGATTAGCTTATATTATACATGTAGCATCACATCATAATTGTTTTGGTGCACAACAAAATGGTCAGAAAGTATGAAATAAAATAGTCATGTTTTCTTTGCTCCCAGTTTTATCTGATATAGATAGTAGCTATTAGTGACCATAATAATCATAAACTAATGTTGA belongs to Musa acuminata AAA Group cultivar baxijiao chromosome BXJ1-11, Cavendish_Baxijiao_AAA, whole genome shotgun sequence and includes:
- the LOC135596564 gene encoding glutaredoxin-C1-like — encoded protein: MDRVMRLASQRAVVVFSLSSCCMCHTIKRLFCELGVNPGIHELDEDPNGKDMERALARRLGCNSPVPAVFIGGNLVGPTDKVMSLHLGGKLVPLLRDAGAIWL